The Apium graveolens cultivar Ventura chromosome 3, ASM990537v1, whole genome shotgun sequence sequence GCTCTAAATTTTGCTTGAGTTAGAATGCTCTTTAACTTTCTTGGACATTAAACAACCTTGACACACCTTCTTTGGTTGTACTAGCTTTGGCATGCTCTCAACCATCTTGTGACTCGACATCATGCTCAAGGCCTGAAAGTTAACATGGTCCAGGCGTGAATGCCAATTCCATGACACCTCCTCTGTTGTTGACATAAGACACTTCGACTCAACAGATTCAATGAGAATCTTGTGTAACCTGTTGTCTGATCTCCTAACTTTCATTAACAACGTCTTTTCCTTATCGTACACCCACAAAAATTCCCCATACATAACAACTCGATTTCCCTCTTCGGAAAATTGCCTCAAACTCAGAATATTATTACACAAAGTAGGGATATAATATACCTCGTGAAACAATCTTTCTTCGCCATTCTTGCACCTGAATAAAACTAAACCTTTCCCCTTTATGTCAACTGTTGATCCATCACCGAAGTGAACTTTTCCAGTCACTTTTTCATCTAGCTCGTTGAATTTCGATATCTCCCCTGCCATGTGGTTGCTGGCCCCGTTGTCCAGATACCAAACATTTGAACCACCAGTTTTGTCATTAATGTCAAATACTAGTTTTGGTTTTACATTCTCCTCATCCAATAGTACCTTCTCCTCCACACGTTTCATCATTAATAAAGCTGGCTCATCATCATGTGTTAGAATTAAATTGGACTCCAGTCGTTGCTCCTTATCTCTCTTTGGCTTACAACAATCAGCAACGTAATGGCCATAGGCCAAACAGTTAAAACACCGAACTTTACTTTTATCTCGAGTTCCACGATTCCATTCCTTGGTTCGACTATCTCCTCCATTTGCTTTGTTCTTCAGATTCGAACATCTCCGCCACTCTTCTTTAGTGAGCAACAATTGGCTTTCCTCATTTTCTCGTTAGGACCATTCCTCCTCAGTTAACAATAGATGTCCTACATCAGAGTCAGTTGGTCTCTTCAAACATTCCTCATGTTCCTTCAATGAACCAACCGTTTCTTCGACTGTCATCTTCTCAAGGTATCCAAATTTCTCAATATTGGAAGTAATTTGCAGAAATTTTGTTGGTACAGCTCTAAGGAGTTTTTTCACCACGTATCCTTCATCTATAGGTTCACCTAGTGCTCGTATGTTAGCCACTAAACTGTTCAGCTTGTAGCATAAATCGTCCAGCTGTTCAGTTTCCTTCATCTTCAGAGATTCAAACTCAGATTTCAAGGTTTGAACCTTTGCCTTCTTCACACGGTCAGCTCCAAGTCACATTGTTTGCAATGCTCCCTATGCCCCCTTCGCTGTGGTCTTTTCTGCAATCGACAATAAAATATCCTCCGGTATGCTCTAATAAATAACCGCCAAAGCAGTCTTATCCATTTTTTCCTCAATATTTGAGTTTGAATCCTTGGGATCAACAGTGTCCCACACTCCATGGGCTTGCATGTTCACCTTCATTTTCAATGCCCATGTCGTATACTTACTCCGAGCCAACATCGGATAACTCAAACCAACTCTGTCTTTCGTTTTGCTTGTCTCCGTTTTACTCGACTTCATGGTTCCCTTCCTTGGCATAAACTTTGGCATACACTATATgtaaagctctgataccaaattgtTAAGTATATAACTCACACTCCCAGATCTGACATATAAATATAATGTATGTGTAATGATAAAACGAGAGAAAATAAAATAGTTGTTGATCTTATTATTTCAAACTGGAATACAAATGCTTATATCTACTGGGAACAAAACAAGAACAAACTAATCCTACAAACCAGGAGCACTCCTACACTAACTCAACTACTGCAGCTATATTGCCATGACTTATTCAAACTCCTAAAACAACTCAAGACAGTTTGCTGCACTACCAGACCAAGTCAAACAACAACATTCAGacataaataaattaatattattccAATGTTTAGATTAATCCAACAAAGTTggtttttattatatatatatataataaagtAGAAAAAGTTAAGCAATTTTTTCACCAAATTTTCTTTAGGTCTCCGAGAGGCCTTCTAGATATATACGATGGTTACACAAAGAGGCCGAATATTGACGTCATACTGAGACTGCGTGGAAGAGAAATATTCATTAAGAATGCAATGATTGAGGATTTGCAGTTATCTTCTTTTGTATCCAATCGGTTGAGCTTTTTCAACAGAAGGGTCTgtattgaaaggaatatgtcctaagtccaatcatgtattaggatttaggaataactttttatgtaatctattttgatttcattgatattaataaaagacttattttgtttttattacgggctctatctatttaagtgtttaaataagatataccatagtttagagtaaagcttttatggattatgatgagatcataatagtgagacctaaaagatgataactctaaact is a genomic window containing:
- the LOC141714409 gene encoding uncharacterized protein LOC141714409, whose product is MKSSKTETSKTKDRVGLSYPMLARSKYTTWALKMKVNMQAHGVWDTVDPKDSNSNIEEKMDKTALAKAKVQTLKSEFESLKMKETEQLDDLCYKLNSLVANIRALGEPIDEGYVVKKLLRAVPTKFLQITSNIEKFGYLEKMTVEETVGSLKEHEECLKRPTDSDNKANGGDSRTKEWNRGTRDKSKVRCFNCLAYGHYVADCCKPKRDKEQRLESNLILTHDDEPALLMMKRVEEKVLLDEENVKPKLVFDINDKTGGSNVWYLDNGASNHMAGEISKFNELDEKVTGKVHFGDGSTVDIKGKGLVLFRCKNGEERLFHEVYYIPTLCNNILSLRQFSEEGNRVVMYGEFLWVYDKEKTLLMKVRRSDNRLHKILIESVESKCLMSTTEEVSWNWHSRLDHVNFQALSMMSSHKMVESMPKLVQPKKVCQGCLMSKKVKEHSNSSKI